The genomic region GAGGAGCTATAAGCTTGTACATTTATATAAGAGAAATTAGTTATAAATAATAGTGCTAAGGCTAAGGATAGGATTTTATAATATTTTTTCATTATATAACCTCGCAATTTGTTGAAATATATGTACTTATTCAACTATTATATCATTGTAAGAGATTAACAGGAAGTACAATATTTAGTGATTCTACATATTTTCCAAAATTTACAAATACTATTAATAAACTAGCCCTCTTTATATAATTAAAGGGGGCTAGTGATTTCTATAAAACTTAATTGTTTAATTGACGACTTTTAACCTTAGATTGGTACATGGCATTATCTGCTTTGTCTATAAGGTCATCGATAGATTTATATTCATCGGGGTTATATTCAGAAAACCCATAACTAAAACTTATCTCATAAGCATTATTATTACTATGATTATATTCAGTAATACACTTAGTGATTTCATTTAATATGGATTTAGCCTCCTCGATGCCTATATCACTAAAAATAATTAAGAATTCATCTCCAGCAAATCTACAAAGCATATCAACACTACGTAGCTTTGGTTGGATTAGCCTACATAAAGCAGATAGTAAATTATCTCCTTCTCTGTGCCCAAAGGTGTCATTTACTATTTTAAGGTTGTTAACATCAATAAAACAAATAGTGGTTTGAAATTTGCCATACTGGGACTTTTTAATAAGTTTTTCTAAATGTTCGATAGCTGCTCTTCTATTTGGTATTCCAGTTAGTAAGTCTGTTAATGCATAGTATCTCTCTTTATTATGAGAAGCCTTCAAATATATTAATAAAAGAATTATACATAACACTAAAAAAAATGGAGGCAGTTGATAATAGAACTTTTTTATTATCCTGATAGTAATCAAATATTGTACTCGGTTTGTTAATAATAGTACTGCCTATAGGAAGTTTATCTATATTAATACTAAACTTTTTTAGCATAAAGTAATCAAACATATAGATATTAGGACTTTCAGTAACAACTACTATTTCCGAAGGATATTTTCCATTCAAAATTTCAATAGCCATATGGCCTACAGTTTCACCATGTGTTATGCCGGAGGTGAGTACACCACCAAGTAACCCTTTTCCTAAGTAGAAATCCCATACTCCGTATATTGGAACGCTTGCATTTTCTGAAATTAGACTTATGCTCTCATCATAGGAAAAACTATTATTTGATTTGTCCCTATTAAGGGATAAAAGTAGAATAATATCTTCAGTATTTAGTGATTTTACTCCTTCTTGAATTTCAGCCATAGTTAAGTTGTTCCATATTTTGAATGACACTCTATCTGAATATTCTGGAATAATAATATCTAGATTTTTTTGATTAGATTGACCAGTAATAGTTGTATCATTGATAACAATAATATTTTTAATTTTAGGATTAATTTCAAGAGCCATATCTAATGTGCCTCTTAAATCATAGGATTCAACAACTCCTGTTAAAAAATCATGCTCTTCGAGCATGCATTCCTCAAAATAATTAACTCCACAGAAAATACTAGGTATTCCTTTAAAAACATTATTATGATGAGTCTTAATAAAATTAAAGGCAACATCGTCTGTAGTAATAACTAAATCAAATTGTTTGTCTTTGTATTTTCTTATAAGTAATTCATATAAGTGATGAAGATATACGGGGTCAGAATTTCTTTGTGAGTCCATATATTCATATGTAAATTCTAAATTTAAATTGCTCTCTGCTAATTTAGATTTAATACCAAGTTCTAAGTCATCAGTCCACTTTAAACCTTTATTATACGAGTGTAATATTAAAATTTGTTTTTTAAAAGGACTGGATTTATTAATTATTTTGCTATCTTGAGGAAGCAACTCTAAGGGGATATTATGTTTTACTAATTGGTTGAAATCAAATTCATAGTGAGTAGTTTCTTCAGTTAAAACTGGTATATTATTGGGTTGCTCTCCGGCTAAAATTCTTAATGCAATCTTTGCAGCAGTTTTACCTTGATAAAATCCATTTGTTAGTTTTCCACCAACAATGCCATGCCCAAGATTAAAATTCCAAACTCCGTAGATAGGAACTGAACTATTTTGTTCTATCATAGAAATGGCTTCATAGTACTCATAGTAGTTATTTTGGTTATCTCTAAAGTGAATTAAATATAGAATAATACTGTTTTTAGAAAGGAAGCTAACTTTATTAATTATTTCATCAAGATTTTCCCCATATAACTGTACAAAATCTAAATTACTAGAGTAACCAGATATACTTTTTGAAAACTCCTTCATTATTGAGTTACCAGTAGTTGTATCATCTACTATGTAGTATACATTTTGAATGTACGGATGAAATTTTATTGCAGTATCTATAGTAGAGCTTATATCAAAGCCTTCTATTACACCTGTAAACTGCTTATGATTATCAATAGTGCTTTGTTCAAAGTAGTTAACTCCACAAAAAACAACCGGAGTTTCAGGAAACAATTCGTTGCTATGCTTTATTAGGAATTCGAAAGCTGCATCATCTGATGAAATTATTAAATCGAAATATTTATCTCGGAATTTGTATTTATATGTATCTAATAATAATTTAAGGTATTGCTCATCTACGCCTCTTTGAGTATCCATATACTCAACCTGAAGCTTTATTTTATCAGGCCCAGAATTTAGTACCGATCTAATGCCATCATAGATATCATCACTCCATTTATAACCTGAATGATAAGAATTTAAAAATAGAATATTTTTTGTTGTATGAGTAGGTTTAGATGTATTAGCTATAACAACCGAAAAAGATTTACTTAAAAATAACAGAAAAAATATTAATGATAGTATCCTAATAAAACGTTTCATTAATCTAACCTCACATTTAGTCGAATTATGTTAAAAGTAATTATATCACTGCAAAAGTGCAACAGGAAGTACTATATTTTATAAAATATAAGTATTTGAGAGTAAGGATTTATAAATAGTATATAAAATAATGAAAGGTAAAGTTTTTAAATTAATTAAAACGCCTTGTATATATTATCTTTTAAGTTTAATATTTATTTCAGAAGTATATCAATTACACAGAATAGGGAAGGACTGTATTAGATGGAATGTAAAATCGGTTGTGCAGCATGTTGTATTGCACCTTCTATTTCTTCTTCAATTCCTGGTATGACTAAAGGAAAACCCGCGGGAGTTAGGTGTATTCAGTTAACTGACGATAATAAATGTAGGTTGTTTGGAAAAAAGGATAGACCAAAGGTGTGTAGTAACTTAAAGGCTTCTTCAGAAATGTGCGGAAATTCAGCAAGTGAAGCTTTTAAGTATCTTGAAGAATTAGAACAGGCAACAGTACCCGATTAAAAATAAATTTTATATGTTGTTTACATTAGAATTTAACTAAAATTATTAAAACTATAAAACTATAATTTCTTTTAACTAACTTAGAAATATGTAAAAGGATCTTTTCTCATTATTCTTTTTTGTTAGGTAGAGGTACCTTACAATTCATCGTGAAAAATGTTAGATCAGTATTATACTATACATAGAAGATTTCTTATACTGATTAAGTTGCTGACAAAAAACTATATCTAGCGTGACTTGATGGCACGCTAAAAACTTTTTTGAAAACTTTGTAACAAAAATTAGAAAACTGTAACTAATTATTGAAAGGAGGATTTGAGTGTTTGAGATTGAAGAACTATATATGAACTATAAGGATGATGTATTTTATTACTTAATGAGTCTCACACACGATTATGCTCTTTCTGAGGATTTGTTATCGGAGACTTTTACGAGTGCAATTAAAGGCATTACAAATTTTAAAGGAAACTCTTCAATTAAAACATGGCTTTTTTCGATAGCTAGAAACTTATGGCTACTACATCTACGTAATACTAAGAAGAGTATAGAATATAATGATATGATAGGTATATATGTTACTGAAACATTAGAAGACAACTTTTTTACAAAAGAGGCAGCAGAAAGAATACAAGAGCTAATAAATACTAAAGACAAGCGAACACAAGAAGTTGTGAGGATGAGAATAGACGGAATACCATACGCAGATATAGCAGTTAGACTAACAATATCTGAAAGTTCAGCTAGGGTTATAGATTTTAGATGTAAAAAATGGCTTAAGAATATATTGTACGAGGAGGGGCTATATGAACCAACATAAGTCAAATATATCATGTGGTATCTGCCAGGATCTCATACCATTGGTTCTGGACAACGTGGCTAGTGAAGATAGTCAAAGAATTGTTACTGCACATGTAGAATGCTGTAAAGACTGTGAAATCCTATATAATAGTGTTAAAGGTCCAGATTCTAATCTACAGGATGATAGTAAGATTATTAAGTCCATAAAGAGAAAAATTTATTTTAGTTGTATTGCACTTCTTGTAATTGGAACTATGATTGGAGTGTATCTGTCTAATTCAATGGGGATGTTCTATAACATTATATTAATGCCTATGATAGGTGCAATTGCCTATTACATCCTAGGGAAAAGATGGTATATTGTATCTGTAGGTGTTTTCATAACTTCTTACATTTGGTTATTTGTCGGATTTGTTATTGAATACCGTAAATTAGCCATAGAAATATTTTATTACCCTATATATTTAACCGCTATATATACAGCTCTGACAGTTATTGGAGTTTTTGTTTCGAAATTATTGTATTTTGCTTTTAAAAAGGAAGGGGTAAAACATGTTAAATAAAAATAGAGTTTTAAAAGTTATAGCAGGATTGTTAGCATTACTAATAGTTTCAGGATTGTTATTTATTGTTAATTCATTTGTTGGAAACCCAATTTCTGCGAGTATTGCAACATCAAAAATTAATTCTTATGTGCAAGCAAATTATTCAGATTTAGAATTAGAAGTATCAAAGGCAACATATAATTTTAAAACCTCAGCATATCAATCATTCGCTGTATCTAAAAAAAGTGAGGATACCAGGTTTTCAATTAGCTGGCGAAAAGGCCATATTTCAGATTACTATGAGTCTGAGGTAGTGAGCAGATTCTCAACTTATAGGAGGCTAAGTGAGGAGTTTGATAATGCAATAGAAAGAATAATTTCTGAGGAGTTTCCATATGAAGTAGATTTGATAATCGGGGATTTTGCAAAAAGTGAAGGGGATTTTAGTACTTTAGTTTTAGATATGCCGTTGGACATACATAATCCACCCCTAAAGACTACGCTTACCATATGGACTTTTATTGAGGAATATAGCTATGAAGCATTGGCAGAGCAACTTTTGGACTTACATAGGCTAATGTTAAAACATCAAATACCAATTAATGAGTATTCATTAAGATTAGTGAAAGATTATAGAAATTCTGAAAAGAAAGAGTTTACTCCAGATGAGTTTTATATATTTGATTTCCCTGCAGAATTTATTTATGAACATGGCTTAATTGAAAGAATAAAAGATCATCAAAAAGATTATGAAACTAAATATAGTAAATAACAGTTAAAGGATGTGTGAAGACTGCACGTCCTTTAACTGTATAGTTATTTATAACTTATTATAAATACTAAATACTTTTTTAAAAAAGAGATGAACTTTATAGTCTTGAAAGCACTTAAAGAACCTCGTTTATATCAGGCAGCCTTTTTAGAAGGAACAGGATCAACACTAAATCCTAAGGGGATCAGTTTAGATTTAAAAGATTTTTGATAATTATTTTCTAGGCTCTGCTTAAGAAAAATGTTGAAAATTGATATTACTTGAATATTTGGTTATAATTAAGACTACACAGATGATTATGGAGGTCTTTGTATGCCACAATTGTAGAGTCAATTATAAAACACATACAGGTTTTGGGAACAACGGGACAAGAAGAAGTATTAAATTACCTTGAAGAAGTAATTGTGTTAGGCTCATTTGTTACTGAAGCTGCAGATGAGGTTAAGGAAAATAGATTTTCAAGGGGAAGGTTTGTCCTCATTGTGAAAACGATAAAGTATCAAGAAACGTTAAATTTGATGGAAAACAAAGGTATATCTGTAAGTCTTGTAGAAGAACTTTTAATAATTTTGCACAATAACCAAGTTACAATAGTAAGAAAGATACACGAAAATGGATATTATATGCGAAGTGCATGATAAATGGCTACTCTATCAGAAAATGTGCAGATATAGTTGAAATCAGTGTACCTACAACATTCTTCTGGAGGCATAAAATTATAGATGCAATTAGAACTTTCGTGGGAATGGGTAGCGTCGGAGGGGTTGTAGAAGTTGACGAAACCTTCTTCAGAGAATCATTCAAAGGGAACCATAAAAAAGCACAACCTTTACCATGCCCAGAAAATAACGAAGGAGAGGAGCAAAGGGTAGTCAAAGCAATAAGGGTCAAAAGAAAAAAAGAGGAATCTCCAACGAGCATGTTTGTGTGCTATGTGCTTTGTGCTATGGATAGGGCTGGGAATATTATGACCGAACTTATATGTAAAGGAAGGATGAAGCATACAGATATAGAAAGGTTCTTTGAGAATAGGATTGATGATGATTCTATTTTCTGTACTGACAACATAAGAGTTATATTAAGTTTGCACAAAATACGGGAGTTGAACTAAAACAAATTAAGCGTGGAAGGCATAAAGAAGGGGTTTATCATATACAACACATCAACTCTTATCATAG from Serpentinicella alkaliphila harbors:
- a CDS encoding ABC transporter substrate-binding protein → MKRFIRILSLIFFLLFLSKSFSVVIANTSKPTHTTKNILFLNSYHSGYKWSDDIYDGIRSVLNSGPDKIKLQVEYMDTQRGVDEQYLKLLLDTYKYKFRDKYFDLIISSDDAAFEFLIKHSNELFPETPVVFCGVNYFEQSTIDNHKQFTGVIEGFDISSTIDTAIKFHPYIQNVYYIVDDTTTGNSIMKEFSKSISGYSSNLDFVQLYGENLDEIINKVSFLSKNSIILYLIHFRDNQNNYYEYYEAISMIEQNSSVPIYGVWNFNLGHGIVGGKLTNGFYQGKTAAKIALRILAGEQPNNIPVLTEETTHYEFDFNQLVKHNIPLELLPQDSKIINKSSPFKKQILILHSYNKGLKWTDDLELGIKSKLAESNLNLEFTYEYMDSQRNSDPVYLHHLYELLIRKYKDKQFDLVITTDDVAFNFIKTHHNNVFKGIPSIFCGVNYFEECMLEEHDFLTGVVESYDLRGTLDMALEINPKIKNIIVINDTTITGQSNQKNLDIIIPEYSDRVSFKIWNNLTMAEIQEGVKSLNTEDIILLLSLNRDKSNNSFSYDESISLISENASVPIYGVWDFYLGKGLLGGVLTSGITHGETVGHMAIEILNGKYPSEIVVVTESPNIYMFDYFMLKKFSINIDKLPIGSTIINKPSTIFDYYQDNKKVLLSTASIFFSVMYNSFINIFEGFS
- a CDS encoding RNA polymerase sigma factor; its protein translation is MFEIEELYMNYKDDVFYYLMSLTHDYALSEDLLSETFTSAIKGITNFKGNSSIKTWLFSIARNLWLLHLRNTKKSIEYNDMIGIYVTETLEDNFFTKEAAERIQELINTKDKRTQEVVRMRIDGIPYADIAVRLTISESSARVIDFRCKKWLKNILYEEGLYEPT
- a CDS encoding YfjL-like protein, whose amino-acid sequence is MLNKNRVLKVIAGLLALLIVSGLLFIVNSFVGNPISASIATSKINSYVQANYSDLELEVSKATYNFKTSAYQSFAVSKKSEDTRFSISWRKGHISDYYESEVVSRFSTYRRLSEEFDNAIERIISEEFPYEVDLIIGDFAKSEGDFSTLVLDMPLDIHNPPLKTTLTIWTFIEEYSYEALAEQLLDLHRLMLKHQIPINEYSLRLVKDYRNSEKKEFTPDEFYIFDFPAEFIYEHGLIERIKDHQKDYETKYSK
- a CDS encoding zf-HC2 domain-containing protein; this encodes MNQHKSNISCGICQDLIPLVLDNVASEDSQRIVTAHVECCKDCEILYNSVKGPDSNLQDDSKIIKSIKRKIYFSCIALLVIGTMIGVYLSNSMGMFYNIILMPMIGAIAYYILGKRWYIVSVGVFITSYIWLFVGFVIEYRKLAIEIFYYPIYLTAIYTALTVIGVFVSKLLYFAFKKEGVKHVK
- a CDS encoding YkgJ family cysteine cluster protein, encoding MECKIGCAACCIAPSISSSIPGMTKGKPAGVRCIQLTDDNKCRLFGKKDRPKVCSNLKASSEMCGNSASEAFKYLEELEQATVPD
- a CDS encoding GGDEF domain-containing protein — translated: MKASHNKERYYALTDLLTGIPNRRAAIEHLEKLIKKSQYGKFQTTICFIDVNNLKIVNDTFGHREGDNLLSALCRLIQPKLRSVDMLCRFAGDEFLIIFSDIGIEEAKSILNEITKCITEYNHSNNNAYEISFSYGFSEYNPDEYKSIDDLIDKADNAMYQSKVKSRQLNN